A region of Saccharomyces kudriavzevii IFO 1802 strain IFO1802 genome assembly, chromosome: 14 DNA encodes the following proteins:
- the RSM19 gene encoding mitochondrial 37S ribosomal protein uS19m (similar to Saccharomyces cerevisiae RSM19 (YNR037C); ancestral locus Anc_6.354): MQPAARLLSRSVWKGPNIVPLPIRDAMTKGAPIRTNARSATVLPQFVGLKFQIHNGKEYVPIEVSEDMVGHKLGEFAPTRKRFSYTQTKNK, encoded by the coding sequence ATGCAACCCGCTGCTAGACTGTTATCACGGTCGGTGTGGAAGGGTCCGAACATCGTACCGCTCCCCATAAGGGACGCCATGACGAAGGGCGCTCCGATAAGAACAAATGCAAGGTCCGCCACGGTTCTGCCTCAGTTCGTGGGGCTCAAGTTCCAGATTCACAACGGTAAGGAGTACGTACCTATTGAGGTTTCAGAAGACATGGTGGGCCACAAACTGGGCGAGTTTGCGCCCACCAGGAAGCGGTTCAGTTATACCCAAACCAAGAACAAATGA